The stretch of DNA CGCGTTGTTTCTTTGCTCCCCAAAGCTAGAAAACAGCGCGGAGCCAAAGATTGATGGAATAAGCTCATGGCTCTATCTTGCAATTCTCGGTTGAAATAAATCAAGACATTGCGACATAAAATTAGATTTGCCTCAATAAAAACGCCGTCCGTTGCTAAGTTGTGTTCCGCAAAGACCACGTTTTCACGCAAAAAGCTTCTCATACGGGCACGGTTATATTCTACGGTATAATAATCTGAAGGACTGCCTTTGCCGCCCGCGGCCACGTAATTTCGGGTGAAGTCTTTGATGCTATCAATATTGTAAATGCCTTCTTTAGCCATTTTCAGTGCGTGGGTGTTGATATCGGTGGCAAAAATCGTTGAGCGCTCTAAAAGACCTTCTTCGTTTAATAAAATAGCCAGGCTGTGGACTTCTTCGCCTGTACTGCAACCCGCAATCCAGATATTCAGATTGGCGTAAGTCTTTAAAATCGGGACGATGTTTTGTCTTAACGACAAAAAGAACGTGGGATCCCGAAACATTTCGCTAGTGGTGATCGTAAAAGTTGGCAAAATCCTATGGAAAATTTCAAAATCTTTTAAAACGATCGCTAGTAAATCAACTTCGCTTTGAATTCCCAGAGACTTCATAATCTGATCAATACGACGATTTAAGGCGACTTCCGAATATTGTCGAAAATCGTAGCCATATTTCAGATAAATACCTTCTAAAAGAAGATGTCTTTCGACGGATTCGATCACGCAAAGATCTCTTTTTCTTTAACCCAAACTTTTAATACGGTCATGAGACTCGCAATATTGATTGGCTTTGGTAAGTAGTCATTGGCGCCCGCCTCCAGGGCCTTTTCGTGATCACCTTTCATGGCTTTGGCAGTTAAAGCAATGATCGGGGTGGCTTTACGGAAATCCAACTCACGAATCTGCGCCATGGCCTGAAAGCCATCCATACGTGGCATCATTAAATCCATTAAGATGACGTCATAACGGTCTGGTTTGTTGCAGGCTTCAACCGCTTCAACTCCGTCACGGGCGACGACAACCTGAAATCCTTTGCTTTCAAGAACATGGGTCAAAGCAAAAACATTGCGAAGATCATCGTCCACTAAGAGGGCTCTTTTGCCTCTGAATAGGTTTTCTGAAAGACGCAAGCTTCTTAAAATTTCACGTTGTGAGTCATGCAAGCCATCTTCCACGCGATGCAGGAATAAATTCACCTCATCTAAAAGACGCTCTGGTGAACGAGCCCCTTTTAGAATGATACTTTCAGAATATTTTCTTAAGTATTCTTCCTCGCGACGAGAAAGATCTTTACCGGTATAAACAATCACTGGCGGCAAAGGAATGTTCATTTCGTCGAGTTTTTCTAAGAACTCTTTTCCCGTCATATCCGGCAGAGCTAAATCAAGAACGATACAGTCATAGCGTTTGGCGCGAACGGCTTGTAAGGCAAGCTCTCCGGTGCCTACGGCATCAAGCTTGATGTCTGGTCCATTTAAGAGCTGTTCAATTGCTTCACGTTGAGTAACGTTATCTTCGACGACTAAAAGATTGCGCGTAGATTCGGTTGCTTTTAAGTCAAGCTGGCTAAGGGCATCGCGAAGCTTATCAATGCTGACTGGTTTGCCAAGAAATCCCATCGCTCCCATACGCAAAGTATAGCGCGAATAATCCATCGCGGAGATCATGTGAACCGGGATGTGTCTGAGGTGGGGCATTTCTTTGATAGTTTCTAAAATACCAAAGCCACTAATGCCAGGAAGTTTAATATCAAGCATGATTGCCGTCGGCGTAAAGCGTTCTAGCAATTGTAGCCCCATTTCACCGGTGTTGGCTTCCAATGCCGTGAAACCATAAGTTTCAGCCGTTTCGGCAACGAGGTGAGAAAAAACTTGATCGTCTTCAATAATAAGCAAAGTCTTTTTTGCTGCGTTAGCTTTGGCCAAAAGAGATAGAATCTCTGGACTGGCATCTTCTGATTTAATAGGGGTGGGGACAGGGCGCGCGATTTCTGGGCCGGGACGATCCTCCGTAAAATGCAAAGATTGGTTTGGAATATTTACGGGTATACGCAAAGTGAACTCGCTGCCGCGACCTTCTTCAGATTGGACGGAAATTTCACCACCTAAAAGCAGACTGAGTTCCCGTGAAATTGTCAGACCTAAACCAGTGCCGCCAAATTTTCGCGAAATAGAACTGTCACCTTGTTCAAAGGCATTAAAGATCAGGTCTTGTTGAGCCTTCGGAATTCCGATGCCGGAATCGCGAACGCGGATATCGATATATTCTTTGTTATTTAAAGATCTAGCTACGCGAACGTCGATAGAGCCTTTTTCCGTGAACTTTATTGCGTTTGAAATAAAGTTGCGCAGGATTTGGCTGATACGTTGCGGATCGCTATTGATGATTAAATTTTGGATGTCGGGTTCAATCTGAAAATTGAAATCTAAGTTTTTCTTAGAGATTTGTGGCATGAACGTGGATTGAAGCTGCGCCATCAAAGTCTGCAGAGAGAAAGCTTCCGCGCGAATGCTCAAGCGACGAGCTTCAATCTTAGAAAGATCTAAAATATCATTAATAAGTGAAAGGAGATCATTTCCGGAGTCATAAATCGTGCTCGCAAAAGTTTTTTGCTGCTCATTCAGATTGCCTTCTTTATTTTCACGCAACAAGGTCGCTAAGATTAGCAGACTATTCAGTGGTGTTCTTAGTTCATGCGACATTTTGGCTAAGAAATCAGACTTATATTGATTCAAACGTTCAAGTTCAGAATTGCGTGAATTCAACGTCTCTTGTTGAACCTCAAGTTGGCGGGCTTGTTCTTCAAGTTCCTCATTGGATACGCGAAGTTCTTCTTGTTGAACTTGCAGTTCTTCGGCTTGTTGTTGAGTTTTTTCTAACAACGCTTGTAGGCGGAAGCGGCTTTCTGAAGAGTGAACCCCGTTGGCGATAACCTCACGAACTTTTTCAAAAAGTTCCATCGTTTCTTTGTTGGGTTCTTCAAAAAGAGCCATCTCGATGATGGCCACGTTTTTGCCGAAATGGCTTAGTGGCATCATTAATAGCGAACGAGGTTGTTTTTGACCTAAACTGGACCCCACCCAGAAATAGTCTTGAGGCAGTTCATTGATCACGGTCATTTTTTTATTGCGAATAGCTTGTCCTAAAAGACCATCACCCATTGGAATGATCGAAGCAACGCGGCTGTATTCCCCGGACACACGCCCATAGTTTGCCGCCAGACGCAGTTGATTGCCCTCAGCCACATATAAAGTGGCAGCGGGAATATTAAAATGTGTGGCGAAGAATTCTAAAGTGGCGTTTGAAAGGGACTGAGTATCGGTGTCGCCAGCGACGAACTGAGACAGCTCTGTCAGGCGCTCCTGAGACCAAAGCTGGAGTTTTTGCAATTCCGACTCTATCAGGGCCGCAATATTAGCGCGACGGATGAAGTAGTAGGCTGCCGCAGACAGTAGCAGGTTAATAATCGTCGCGGCGATGATAGACCAATATCCTAAGGACTGGCTGTTGCGGGTTTGTTCAGATCGAACTGCCAACAGGCGACGCTCTTGTGACTTCATTTCATCCACAAGCTTACGAAGGGCATCCATCGTAGATTTGCCCTCG from Bdellovibrio bacteriovorus encodes:
- a CDS encoding CheR family methyltransferase, encoding MIESVERHLLLEGIYLKYGYDFRQYSEVALNRRIDQIMKSLGIQSEVDLLAIVLKDFEIFHRILPTFTITTSEMFRDPTFFLSLRQNIVPILKTYANLNIWIAGCSTGEEVHSLAILLNEEGLLERSTIFATDINTHALKMAKEGIYNIDSIKDFTRNYVAAGGKGSPSDYYTVEYNRARMRSFLRENVVFAEHNLATDGVFIEANLILCRNVLIYFNRELQDRAMSLFHQSLAPRCFLALGSKETTRFSEFADNFNCLDKENKIYQKNWLQTKNGVN
- a CDS encoding response regulator — encoded protein: MRNRIKNSAKFTGLNVFFVAATFLMVLNSAYLFSSFQKARENEAWLQHSNDVLSELELILSSVKDAETGMRGYLLTGDSSYLEPYYEGTTEVWAHFRLAKQLTGDNRAQQDSLAALQDIIQKRLQILADAIKGTSAAMAAPATSGILSRKGTLNEGKSTMDALRKLVDEMKSQERRLLAVRSEQTRNSQSLGYWSIIAATIINLLLSAAAYYFIRRANIAALIESELQKLQLWSQERLTELSQFVAGDTDTQSLSNATLEFFATHFNIPAATLYVAEGNQLRLAANYGRVSGEYSRVASIIPMGDGLLGQAIRNKKMTVINELPQDYFWVGSSLGQKQPRSLLMMPLSHFGKNVAIIEMALFEEPNKETMELFEKVREVIANGVHSSESRFRLQALLEKTQQQAEELQVQQEELRVSNEELEEQARQLEVQQETLNSRNSELERLNQYKSDFLAKMSHELRTPLNSLLILATLLRENKEGNLNEQQKTFASTIYDSGNDLLSLINDILDLSKIEARRLSIRAEAFSLQTLMAQLQSTFMPQISKKNLDFNFQIEPDIQNLIINSDPQRISQILRNFISNAIKFTEKGSIDVRVARSLNNKEYIDIRVRDSGIGIPKAQQDLIFNAFEQGDSSISRKFGGTGLGLTISRELSLLLGGEISVQSEEGRGSEFTLRIPVNIPNQSLHFTEDRPGPEIARPVPTPIKSEDASPEILSLLAKANAAKKTLLIIEDDQVFSHLVAETAETYGFTALEANTGEMGLQLLERFTPTAIMLDIKLPGISGFGILETIKEMPHLRHIPVHMISAMDYSRYTLRMGAMGFLGKPVSIDKLRDALSQLDLKATESTRNLLVVEDNVTQREAIEQLLNGPDIKLDAVGTGELALQAVRAKRYDCIVLDLALPDMTGKEFLEKLDEMNIPLPPVIVYTGKDLSRREEEYLRKYSESIILKGARSPERLLDEVNLFLHRVEDGLHDSQREILRSLRLSENLFRGKRALLVDDDLRNVFALTHVLESKGFQVVVARDGVEAVEACNKPDRYDVILMDLMMPRMDGFQAMAQIRELDFRKATPIIALTAKAMKGDHEKALEAGANDYLPKPINIASLMTVLKVWVKEKEIFA